Genomic segment of Benincasa hispida cultivar B227 chromosome 1, ASM972705v1, whole genome shotgun sequence:
ATGGCAGCTGTAAAATCAACCTCTGATAAACTCAAGTGTAAAGGGAAGGCAAACCCACAATAAAAACTGTGGGGATTAGAAGCcttgaattaaaaaaacataactgTATGCTAAATGAAGCTTTAATAGAGACAGGAACCTCGATTTGCCTTCGAGTTTTAGCGACATCGAGTGGACATGTTGCAGCAGCTGCAAGACTTCCAGCAATAAAGCCAGCAGAGAAATTTGCACCAAGCACACTTGCTGCACTGGCTTCCTCACCAACTAGGCCTAGAATTTTCCTCCTCAACTGCAAAACAAGATGAACAgcaaaacaaatgaaaatctTCAAACATACCAAAGTAAGGTATTGCCATAGCTAAAATGTGCTTTTCTCAAACAGCTTAGCAGAAATTTTCTCACAGGCTCAAGTGTTGCCCAACAGATAGCAGAGAATGGAACATCTCGAACAAGTTGAGCGCCAAGGCCAGTCCATAAGAGACGGTAGTTCTGTACTGTTGGAAAAGGAATCAATACCTTATTGAACCATACTAAACTTTTATGAAATTTAAGTACTTCAAATATCGGAATCATAAACTCTTCATCAAAGCATCATAAACAAACAGTATTGTGAAAGTACTTACAATCTTGAAGGCGATTACCCCTAATAGGGTTGACAACCTCAACCAACGTCTTCCATACTCCTGGAGGCTTAGTGCCAGTTTGTTTTTCTCTAAATGCCTAGGAGAGGAAAGGAAGACAAATATTTAAACTATGAGCTCGAGTTATGATATAAGCCTTGTAGCACATGGTCATAAATAAACCCAAGATCAATATGCATAGTTCTAAACCTGCATTCGAGTCCGCGCAAGTTCAACAGGGTAACATGATATAACAGCTAACGAGCGGGCAGTTGATCCTGCAACTAACGGAACATATGGAGTCAAATTCGGAGCATTCTTGGTGGTAAAATCTTCCATCAAATTGCGGAAGATATCATAACAAGGCATGTAGATCCCAACCTGGCAGGGATAGACAGGAGGAAGCAAAAAATCATTAACATTGTAATCCCTGAACAGAGATCTCAGCTAAAAAAAGTATCTAGGAGCAAACGTCAAGATGAGAAACATAGCCAtcaccaacaaaaaaaaaaaagactcacGGTTGGCACAGCCAGAGTTAAGCTTGCATATGTGCCTCGCCACAACCTCCCAAAACCTTCCTGCAAAAAGTTCAGTTCTTAGTGCTATTGATACTATTACTAACTGATCAACCctcaacaacaaaataacatgTCAAATACACTAAACAAGACACGCAGGGATCAGAATAAGTACAGCTAGAAGCAACTTGATCCCCATGGCGCCCATTTATCTATGAGCCATATTCGAGAATAGACGTGTGAAAGAAATTAACCAACTCACATAGGTTAATCAGAGCTCAatcttttcattaaatacttcaTTCCACTAAAACTATGAAAGCAATATTGTATCTATGAAACTTATGGATGATCTTAATTAGTATCAGTCTCTCAAGTCTCTCAACTAACCTGACGAATAACCTTGTTGAATACATCAAATGTTCCTGTGTACCGGTTGCACTCTGGAGAACAATTAGGTTCGAGGCCAACAAGAGAACGTGAGCTCGATACTGATGAACATCTCAAATTAGGAATCACCTAAGGAACAACCAACAAAAGTTTATCGACATTTCACAACAATTACTATAAGAGACTCTTTCTTGTACGCATCCACACAGACAATATGCAATGTGAGACAACCGTTACCATAATCGTAATGGACCTAGCCTCTTCCAGCTCATtgtaaaattatccaaaaattgCATAATCTGTCTCATATAAAACATATTGAAACCAATGCAGAAAAACACACCGTATTCGATTCTAAGCTTGTCATCCGACATGGCCCTTGATAAGGAACTCCAGCAGCTTGTGCTTGCAACCTTGTCTGAAGAGACATAATCAAAGCAAACAATCAACTCAAATGTACTCACAAATATGCAACAGTTTGAAGTAAGTAAAGTGATTAGTGATTGAAACTACTATGTCTtctaaaaagaatgaaagaaactAAGAAATGGCATCCCCATAGAGCCTAATTCTCCGATACTGAAAATCCCCATTGCAAAATTCATAGAAATGCAACATACTTTGGCAACGTCGAGGGGATTAACGAGAATGGCAGAAACAACGGCGGCTCCAGCGGCGGAAAGGGATCTTTCTCCAAAACTCAAATTGGCATCAGAGAGACGGTGAGGCTGCTCCGAGGAGCCTTCTTTGCCGCTTCTGAAGATGGAAGCCGATACAGAAGAAACATTTCCCTCAAACTCAACCCGGGTCGATGAGCAACTCGTCCAAGAGGGTAAATCCGGCTTCAAACCCACCATATCTTCCTCTCTGCAACTGGGATTGAAGAACACGGAAGTAATTTCCGTTCCTCGCGATGTTAAAAATTGTGGGAAACGCAAATTTTCAAAGAAGAAAGCGTCTTACATATGACTTTTTGGCTGTTGGAGTCCCCAAATTAATGGGAAAGATGGGTCGACGAATTTGAATGAATGAGAAAGAAAATTGAGGCGGTTGTTGTATGTTGAATCGTTGATCAGAATGAAATCGAAGAGAAACATGAATTGGGTTCTCTAAAACGAATATGAAAACAGAGACATAATATATGATTTCATAATTTTGTGGGAAATTGTGCGTTGCCAAAGCAATTTCCACTGGGAACGAAGAGAGTTAACGCAAGAAGGGATTCGTGGCGTGGCGTGGACAGAAGGGCGCCAAGCAATTGGGTGGAGCAGTGGCAAGTcatacaaattattatttttatatgttatatattttaattgcaATCCAATGGAGTTGGGTTACATTTTCGAGTTGGATATTAAGTTGTTAAAGTTGTTTATAACAAACAAATAATGTTAGCATAAaaactttatatctatattgaatagataaaccctagaaTCATTCATATGTCAATAATATATacataccggattccattgaAAGATTGATGATGATTAAGTGGCGGCTATTGCCTTTCTCAACCAAACCAAAGCTTCAAATGCCTAACTGGGATCTCTCAATGGGAtttctctttatatactagttcaattagggtttccatTAAACCTTAATTAACTAGTAGACTTCTACCCATTAAATCCATAATCTAggactttaattaattagatcacataataggcccaatccaataaaataacccataaattattaatccacatacatacctcatactttaattaaacatattattatttaaatatgtctaacaatctcccacttgggctatgtctGTGTATATAATTAGATCAGATAAACCTTAGGCGTGTataaacaggttatttcaataatagaaatcccctttagttcaatctggtacatctcctgtattagcatggaatcaaggcggctttcgtcactacccttgtaactaaaccttccttgatcaccaattccaatacattcaatgacatagataaagtatggatggatagcatggaaactacatgcaaagtgatctaaatcATGTCTGTTTtcaactggtccaaattccttaatgagatcattctaaaaaactttatgctaaactgcaTACATGATGAACGagttcaaataataaaacataaaccatcaactttattctatatagaaaataaacaaaataaggtcaaagaacatccttaataacaaactcccactaaaccgtggaatcagaaaagtgactaatacccatgtgagcaacatgctcatgaaaaactttaggtgctaaacctttagtcaatggatctgccaccatagagtttgttcctatgtgttctatcaaaatttgaccattctgaactttttctttaacaaccagaaacttACGTCTACATGCTTTGGCTTTGTgttgcttctgttgttgttggaatacatcattgccgacttattgtcacaaaataattttagtggtctttctatgccaactACTATCCACAGCCCAGTGACAAAATTttgcaaccatattccatgattggatgcctcataacatgctataaacttcgcaaccatggtagaagaagccataagtgtttgtttaacacttttccaggatgcagctcctccagccaacatgaagatatagcctgaagtggatcgcaaagtgtcttgacatccagcaTAATCAGAATAAGAATActcaatgatctccaaaacttctgatcttcgataagtgagcatataatcttttgttctctgtaaatacctcataacccgtttggctgctttccaatgatTCATCCTcgggttactcaaatatctgcctaacactccaactatgaacgCAATATCTGGACGCGTGcatacttgagcatacattagacttccaatggTCGATGCATAAGGAACCTTttgcatctccttagtctcgagtgtggtcttggggcattgacctaaatgaattttttaacttttggcGATCGGGGTATCTCCCGGCgcacaatctttcatgccaaatctactcaagatgttttcaatgtagttcttttgtgacaatctcaaaatatcttgagaacgatctcgcagtatttcaattcccaatacaaaagaagcatcaccaagatccttcatctcaaaaaaATTTTcgagaaatctcttagtgtcatgcaataaacctacatcattactagctatgagtatgtcatcgacatataacaccagaaagattgatttactcccactaAACTTGTGATATACCCAATCTTCCATAAtgttcacctcaaaaccaaatgaggttatcacttcatggaatttgtgataccattgacgagaggcttgcttgagactgtagatggatttctttaatttgcacaccatagactttgaattaccagatacaaagttttctggttacaccatataaatcgtctcatcaatgttcccattgaaaaatgcagtttttacatccatctggtgtagTTCTAAATCGAAGTGAGCTACAGTGCCATGATTACCCCaaaagagtctttcgatgaaaccggagagaaagtctctttgtaatcaatgtcttccttttgagtaaaaccctttgcaacaaggcgagccttatatctttcgatattgccatgtaaatcccttttggttttaaatatccatttacaacctatgggtttcactcctgatgGAAGTTCGAAAAGTTCCTAAATGTCATTGTCTTtttatggattttatttcctcttccatagcacttatccacttttgaaagttagaactttgtaaagcttgttggaagttaattggatcatcttccattacgcctacatcatcctgatgttcttgaagaaacacaatataatcatctggaattgcttttcttctctctctagtagatATTCTTAATGGcacttcttgaggttgttgagtttgaacttcaggttcaacaacggggacttcaatgttgtcttgttctataattggttcaataatgaagTCGGGAATTGAagcctgaacatcatttataatcacatgaggaaaagaaaccaattcctcttcaaagacaactttccttatgttatcttccctccctccaaactcaacatcctcaaggaatctagcattttctgtctcaaacaatgatctagaagtgggatcataaaacttgaaaccccgagaatgctcagaatacccaacaaaatagcagctAATAATTCTTGAgtctaattttctttcattaggcctataaggcctagactggacaaccccaaatgtgaagatgcctaatactaggcttctttcctgtccACAGCTCATAAAGGGTTTTAACTactgctttactaggtaccctattaaggatatatgttgtagtctttagtgcctcaccccAGAGGGATTCTGGTAGcgaagaatgactaatcatacttcttaccatattcttaagtgttctatttcgtctctccgctacaccattcatgcTGGGTTTGCCAGGCATAGTGTATTGCGGGACGATTCCACATTCAtctaggtatttggcaaagggccCTGGATGTTgttcacctgatccatcatatctaccgtaatattcaccaccacgatcagatttgacaaccttaattttctttccaagttgaagttcaagGATTGAGACTTCaactttgaaagacttgaaaacgtccaaggattgagacttctcatgaattaaatataggtacccatatcttgaatagtcgtctatgaacataataaaatattattgtccattccaagaggccatagggaatggaccacaaatgtctgtatgtattagttctaagacaTCTAAGCATTtgttggcacctaattttcttatgtttgtttgttttcccttaatacattctacacaaacgttgaagttacttaaatcaagggaatcaagcattccatctgacacaagtctct
This window contains:
- the LOC120091594 gene encoding mitochondrial carrier protein MTM1-like; translation: MFLFDFILINDSTYNNRLNFLSHSFKFVDPSFPLIWGLQQPKSHICREEDMVGLKPDLPSWTSCSSTRVEFEGNVSSVSASIFRSGKEGSSEQPHRLSDANLSFGERSLSAAGAAVVSAILVNPLDVAKTRLQAQAAGVPYQGPCRMTSLESNTVIPNLRCSSVSSSRSLVGLEPNCSPECNRYTGTFDVFNKVIRQEGFGRLWRGTYASLTLAVPTVGIYMPCYDIFRNLMEDFTTKNAPNLTPYVPLVAGSTARSLAVISCYPVELARTRMQAFREKQTGTKPPGVWKTLVEVVNPIRGNRLQDLQNYRLLWTGLGAQLVRDVPFSAICWATLEPLRRKILGLVGEEASAASVLGANFSAGFIAGSLAAAATCPLDVAKTRRQIERDPERALNMTTRTTLAEIWRNGRIRGMFTGIGPRVGRAGPSVGIVVSFYEVMKYALYHRHPKETMIE